From Rudanella lutea DSM 19387, a single genomic window includes:
- a CDS encoding M28 family peptidase, with translation MLSLPKRVALLTLLLLTGLALGLIQLMQPPKPLPATAPTTEFSAERAFVHVKAMSVAPHAMGTAAHASVRAYLLDQMRALGLNPQVQETPVAGRRGGSVGYVYNLLGRLRGQQPGKVALLMAHYDSQPNAIGAADDASSVAAILETVRALRAGPPLPHDVIVLITDGEEYGLYGPQAFLRHPWAGEVGFVMNLEARGTRGPSMTFEISPQNGWAVEAFAKAAPYPLASSLMYEIYRSLPNNTDFTIFRNAGYTGINSAYIDGFVHYHKLTDSPENLDLGSMQHHGSNLLAMTRYVASQSLEQTKAPDKIFFNTLGYHFVQYPMAYNWGLVALLTAVLAFTLATALRKKVLTVGQTLAGAGLFLLMLILILALFWPITVGVRAYLPPAYHLTLWEGPLFSLSAYINGIYGSDRFLVAYTLLTVGVFGLLTRLVLRWIRPFAFVMGVYFFLYGLILWQAVALPSVTFQLLFPLLFSALGTLLVLRSEGYQRRFSPKQALLGVLTMLPTLLLIPLVRLLFVTFDLQLPIVIAVLGLVITLGLLLPLGLRIEQELRWRNGPTVPLLALVAGLALTVWAVRAEAPSATQPLHSHVSYYLDADAGRAYWATESLEMDPWKKQFFATDSVGLFKAFYPATGRRRRWSEGRALAIPAPTAELLRDSSTATGRTVQLRLRSVRGAAGFEIGLLTPDTTTIRSVRINNEPVKPTVASAGQQTLSTVVCHGLPVNKEMTLTVQLRPGASFQLLLYDESNELPADLIRVPRPAEVVFEQGRGSNQTVVRKRFQF, from the coding sequence ATGCTCTCTCTTCCGAAACGGGTCGCTCTGCTGACCCTGCTGTTGCTGACCGGCTTGGCGCTGGGTCTGATTCAGCTCATGCAGCCTCCCAAACCTCTGCCAGCCACTGCACCCACGACCGAATTTTCGGCCGAACGTGCTTTTGTACACGTTAAGGCCATGTCGGTGGCCCCGCACGCGATGGGCACGGCCGCGCACGCGTCGGTGCGTGCGTACCTGCTGGATCAGATGCGGGCGCTGGGCCTCAACCCGCAGGTGCAGGAAACGCCCGTAGCGGGTCGGCGCGGGGGTAGCGTGGGGTACGTGTACAACCTGCTGGGGCGGTTGCGGGGGCAGCAACCGGGCAAAGTGGCCCTGCTGATGGCGCATTACGATTCGCAACCCAACGCCATTGGAGCTGCCGACGACGCATCGAGCGTGGCCGCGATCCTGGAAACCGTACGGGCCCTGCGCGCGGGGCCGCCCCTGCCGCACGACGTGATTGTGCTTATTACCGACGGGGAAGAGTACGGCCTCTATGGCCCGCAGGCATTTTTGCGGCACCCGTGGGCGGGTGAAGTGGGGTTTGTGATGAACCTCGAAGCGCGGGGCACCCGTGGCCCGAGCATGACGTTTGAGATCAGCCCGCAAAACGGCTGGGCCGTAGAAGCGTTTGCCAAAGCGGCCCCGTACCCACTGGCGTCGTCGCTGATGTACGAAATTTACCGGAGCCTGCCCAACAATACCGATTTCACCATTTTTCGAAACGCGGGCTACACGGGCATCAACTCGGCTTACATCGACGGCTTTGTGCATTACCACAAACTGACCGACTCGCCCGAAAACCTGGACCTCGGTAGTATGCAACACCACGGTAGCAATCTGCTGGCTATGACGCGCTACGTGGCGAGCCAATCGCTCGAGCAGACCAAAGCCCCCGACAAAATTTTCTTCAATACGCTCGGGTATCATTTTGTGCAGTACCCCATGGCCTATAATTGGGGGCTGGTGGCCTTGCTCACGGCCGTACTGGCCTTTACGCTGGCGACGGCCCTCCGCAAAAAGGTGCTTACCGTGGGGCAAACTCTGGCCGGTGCGGGCCTGTTTTTGCTGATGCTGATATTGATTTTGGCGTTGTTCTGGCCCATTACGGTGGGCGTACGGGCTTATCTGCCACCGGCTTACCACCTGACTCTCTGGGAAGGCCCCTTGTTTTCGCTCTCGGCGTACATCAACGGTATCTACGGTTCCGACCGGTTTCTGGTCGCTTACACCCTGCTTACGGTAGGGGTATTTGGCTTGCTGACCCGGCTGGTACTGCGCTGGATTCGGCCGTTTGCGTTTGTGATGGGCGTGTATTTTTTTCTGTACGGACTTATTCTGTGGCAAGCGGTTGCGTTGCCCTCGGTTACCTTTCAGCTTTTGTTTCCCTTGCTGTTCAGTGCGTTGGGTACGCTACTCGTGCTTCGGTCGGAGGGGTATCAGCGTCGGTTTTCGCCCAAACAGGCATTGCTGGGTGTACTGACCATGCTGCCCACGCTGCTGCTGATTCCGTTGGTGCGGCTGCTGTTTGTCACGTTCGACCTGCAGCTCCCCATCGTGATAGCCGTGTTGGGGCTGGTAATTACCCTCGGTTTGCTGTTGCCGCTTGGGCTGCGAATTGAGCAGGAGTTGCGCTGGCGCAATGGCCCCACCGTGCCGCTGCTGGCGTTGGTGGCCGGGCTGGCTCTGACGGTCTGGGCGGTGCGGGCCGAGGCCCCGAGTGCTACCCAGCCGCTGCATTCACACGTGAGCTACTACCTCGATGCCGACGCAGGCCGGGCGTACTGGGCCACCGAATCGCTCGAAATGGACCCCTGGAAAAAGCAATTTTTTGCCACCGACAGCGTGGGGCTGTTCAAGGCGTTTTACCCGGCTACCGGGCGTCGTCGGCGCTGGAGCGAAGGCCGCGCCTTAGCCATACCGGCGCCTACGGCCGAGTTATTGCGGGATAGCAGCACGGCTACTGGCCGAACGGTACAACTCCGGCTGCGTTCGGTGCGGGGAGCGGCCGGGTTCGAGATTGGGCTACTGACGCCCGACACGACCACCATCCGGTCGGTTCGGATAAACAACGAGCCGGTGAAACCCACAGTGGCATCGGCGGGGCAGCAAACCCTGTCGACGGTGGTGTGCCACGGCCTGCCCGTCAACAAAGAAATGACGCTCACTGTGCAGCTGCGACCGGGAGCGTCATTCCAATTGTTGTTATACGATGAATCGAACGAGTTACCCGCCGATCTGATTCGGGTGCCTCGTCCGGCTGAGGTTGTTTTCGAGCAGGGGCGGGGCAGTAATCAGACGGTGGTGCGGAAACGATTCCAATTTTAA